The Paenibacillus sp. MBLB1832 genome has a window encoding:
- a CDS encoding glycoside hydrolase family protein, translating into MEGYWVWCGSVVKGEDGRFHMFASRWPKYLPMHPGWLAASEVVRAVSDTPEGPYTFQEVVLPTRGAQYWDGRATHNPHIVKYEDTYILYYMGSTHPFSDVAPGEVLTLQDSRYKVGHANKRVGIAVSRSIFGPWKRMDNPVLPTRPGHFDSYLTSNPAPCIDQNGSVLLIYKARQYIGNGPGHMTIGAAKAANYLGPYLPVADEALFPETMIIEDPFIWRTSGGYELIAKDMTGHICGEKYGGMQASSMDGRHWTAREGRQAYSRTVRWDDGTVTLLGNMDRPFLLFQENRPTHLFFAASDGTNSFLDASDTWNMVIPLRQD; encoded by the coding sequence ATGGAAGGTTATTGGGTGTGGTGCGGTTCCGTGGTAAAAGGGGAGGATGGACGATTCCACATGTTTGCATCGCGGTGGCCTAAATATCTTCCGATGCATCCAGGGTGGTTGGCAGCTTCGGAGGTGGTAAGGGCTGTATCAGATACCCCTGAAGGTCCTTATACATTTCAGGAGGTTGTTTTGCCCACGAGAGGTGCCCAGTACTGGGACGGGCGGGCAACGCATAATCCTCATATCGTAAAATATGAAGACACCTATATTTTGTATTATATGGGATCCACTCATCCCTTTTCGGATGTTGCACCTGGTGAGGTATTAACGCTGCAAGATTCCAGATACAAAGTAGGCCATGCCAACAAAAGGGTTGGCATAGCGGTTTCAAGAAGTATCTTTGGTCCGTGGAAGCGAATGGACAATCCTGTTCTTCCCACAAGGCCAGGACATTTTGATAGTTATTTGACCTCTAATCCAGCTCCCTGCATCGATCAGAATGGTTCAGTCCTATTGATCTATAAAGCACGTCAATATATCGGGAATGGGCCTGGGCACATGACGATAGGAGCAGCAAAAGCTGCCAATTATTTGGGACCCTATCTGCCAGTGGCGGATGAAGCGTTGTTTCCGGAAACCATGATTATTGAAGATCCATTTATTTGGCGTACGAGCGGTGGATACGAACTGATCGCTAAGGATATGACTGGGCATATATGTGGTGAAAAATATGGCGGAATGCAGGCATCCTCCATGGATGGGCGTCATTGGACGGCTCGGGAAGGTCGACAAGCATATTCTAGAACCGTTCGTTGGGATGATGGAACAGTAACCCTTTTAGGAAACATGGATCGTCCTTTTCTTCTCTTTCAAGAAAATCGCCCCACACATCTGTTCTTTGCTGCGTCAGATGGCACAAACAGTTTTCTTGATGCTTCGGATACTTGGAACATGGTTATCCCGCTTCGTCAAGATTAA